From the Hevea brasiliensis isolate MT/VB/25A 57/8 chromosome 13, ASM3005281v1, whole genome shotgun sequence genome, the window GTAGAAATAAAACAGTACTCATTGTCAAAAAGCAGGTTAAAAATCAAGCACATTGTTAATGAGTTGAAAGAAGATTCATAAATATCCAGGGTACAGAGATCatctttttcttgaattttccTTGCATCTTTATTTTTGGACAGTGACAAATGGTCCACGACCAAAAACACTGTGATATAGAAATTGATTAACCTTGCCATTAGAAGATAAAATTTGTCATGTTCCTTTCCTTTCTTTGAATAGCAAGGTAAAATTTCAGATTCAAAAGAATCATGTGAATAAACAGCAAAACTGCTTTAGAATGCTTTGTTGTTACCGTTTCTTTTATTTACAGTTGCATTTCTTTTCAATGAGCATTTACAGGGTAGGCGATGACAATGGAGTTACAAGCATGAACTCTGTTTTGCAATTTTGCTAGTCTTGGAGGAGAGGGAAGGACGGAGACGATGGAGAGATGGGCAAAGAAGTAAGGGCATTAAGGTAATTTTCtttacaaattaacttgaataaaattttaataaaagaaattaaagttgaATGAAGTAAGGAGCGACCATCAAACTTACTATAGCACAAACTAAGAGCAAGAACAAGCTCTTTACAAATAATTCTAATTAAAGAgactaaattattataaatattgaaaattataaaaattaaactgtgaatttaattgttagaattgttaacttattaaaaatatattttagtaaaaaattattttattaatatataatatattttataattaattataaacacGTGCATGTCTCCTGCTGATCTAAATAGGTAATATCTGTCCTCATGACTTAGGCTTTGTCTGATTGGGGTTATTTTGTTaggaaatttcaaattttaaaaattgtgaaaatattgtttgtttgattattattattattattattatttttttttttcttaacttCATTGAAAATTGAGGAGCTAACTTCCTCTCCTGGAGGAAGTAACTTTCTGAGCCTAACTTAAAGAAATTGAAGTTATTAGATATAaaagttatttcttttaattttatttttttttcattttaatgtaTTTGGATTcatgaaaaattataaattattttttatatgcattcatataaaaaatttaatttaattaaattaaattaaaaatattttattatattttttgatattttatttattattatgtgAGTTGAATTTTTGAGTAGTATATTAAATAtgctatattaaattgaatatttaatGGAATTTAATATTTGAAGAAAGaatatttaagtttttttttattaatttgaagaaagaatatttatgtattttttattaatttgaagaaagaatatttatgtattttttattaatattcttttactttcaaaaatttaatatctcaattaaatatattcaaattatatttttaaaaaataattttcttaaaaatgtatttttaaaaaattaaatttttaaataattggtATTTTGAACCAAATGAATCCTTACTTTCATCGAAAACTCAAAACAATAACAAAGAGTGCACGTGCAACTTGGAGGGTGCACTTCACTTCGGTGTACTGAGTGATCTGATGATCCCTAACCACCCCACCCCctccccaatttttttttttttaattttattaatttgaatcGATTCTACAATTTGGATTCTGAAAAATTAATACTACATAATTAAgtcatttatttacttttatgATAAGCAGGAAAATATTGGTATGTCAACAGTTAAGGTATTTGAATACCTTTTAcccttaatttattaaaaaattaatcctttaatattttatatcatTTCGatgataaataataaaattatcataattttattaatggatatatattttttcattttatatatttttaattaatttaaattttattaaaatttaaatcacataattatatttgaaaataaatttattattattcttttaattttcggttataagaattcaattaacTAAATTGAGCATATTTTGAAAGttggataattaaattttaatctcaTAATTCAAATTGGTTAAGAACCTATTTCCATGATTTGATTAACTATTATCAACGATTAatcatattaataatttttataaaaactaAGCTAACAAAAtactttaattaataaataatcattattaaattaaatattttcagtataaattattataaaatagtcAAATTATAAAAATAGATGCCTGtaatgaaattatataaaattctcatattaaatttatataaattttcgaaataaaataatatatgcagttagatttaattaatcaattattatcaaaaattaaaaatataaccaAAATTAATATtgatttctttttaaatatttaatttaaactaaaaataaattgtttgattaatttattttataattagatTTCAAGTGattcgatttaattttaatttttctaattttgTGATTTTATTATTTCACATCTAATGTAGAGAAGtgcattatttttaatatttaaaatattgtaatagaaatattttttatattattaataattatattttaattaaattttaaaattatgacaTTATACTTTCTTGAAATTTATATTGACTTATTAATGTTATTTGCGAATTTTTAAATAttgatattatattttgaaatataaaattttaaaaaaattaacttatCAAATTATTATGCTTTTTTAGTAAATTATTTATAAGAAAagactttaaaaaaataaatggaaTATAAAGCTCACGACGTGGCAAGATCAGGGAGGCATTGAACGGTTGAACTAAGTTCCAGTGATGAACCAAGCCGCAGCAGAAAGTGTGCCAAATTGCCCGACCCCACTCTACATATACGGAAATCAGAGCTACCAAAACAACCCTGATTGCGACACGTGTCCGGAAACTGACACACTTATATTGCACAGAAATTATTACATATATCCAAGCCGCGCTTTTGTTTACTTCCCACTTTCCCATTCAAACTTCAATCACTATTGCCACGCTAACTTTTACTTCTTGCACTCTAATTTTCTAATACCATTATCACCCATTGCCAATTTTATACTTCAAATTTTATAGCTTCAcgtgtgatatatatatatatatatatatatctcaccaaatgaatataataataataatgataataatattaataatgtgtAAAAATCAACATAATTGTgcgtaataatttaattataataagtcTTATCcgtattttatcatatgtatcaattaaaatttatttattataaatacaatgattataaaaaataatttttctcattttaattgaattaGCGGAAAAAgctttgaaataaaaaaaaaaaaaaaaaaaaaaaaaagaaagaagaagaagaagagagcagAAGAAAAATAGAGGACATAACAAAACTAACCCAATGGATTAAAGAAGGAACAGGTGTTTTCTGGCATCATGAGTCAGCAGAGAGAGCTGCAGCTTGCAACCTGCAAAAAGACTCAGAGTCTCAGAGACAACACACAGAGGCTGTAATAAACCGTACATGATGACATTGATATAATGTATGCTCTCTCTCCACTGATTGCCACGCGGCTCTTTTCGAAATGTGTTGTCATCTATAGAACCATAGGAACTGTCTTTGCTTCTCCATTTCATGAGTTAGCCATTTTTGGTTTCCTTTCGGGTGGATTTTTAGCTTATCTTCCCTCTGTTTGAAGTTCTTTCTCTCTGGAATCAGCCAGAAAACTGTGCAACTTCATCTGCGTTTATCACCTTTTTCTTTATATTTCTCTTGTTAGTTTCTTGCTCTCTCATTCTCTCTATTTCCATGATTTTCCAAGTGGTTTGTACTGATAATTTTGGCTTGTTTTTGGTTggtttttgaaacctcaaatgatTTCATTTCCCACTATCTTTGTATAGATTCTTCAGTTGGGTTGTCATTTTACAATGATTTTTAAGCTTTTGATTCAAATTGTTTGTTTTGTCTAACTTTATCTGCTCTCTGGTGATAGAAGAAGCAACAGGAAAGATTCAGTTCAGTCCTTTCACTTTCTTTTTGAAATGGAGGAAGTTtctgagaaagtgaagattgaagAAACCGAAGTTTCCCCCATGCAAAACAATGGGCAACCAAAAGACGTTTTGAAGAGATTTTCACCGCTGGAGAATCCCAAAGAAACTACCCAATTGCTCACTCGAGAAATTAAACAAGAAAAACCAGACATCAATCTTGGACTCTCTTTGGGTGGCATTTACGGTGAAAACTCCAATAAAAAACCTCTAACTAGATCATCATCAATCATTGGAGTGCTGACCCCGAACAAGGACCCTGAGGAGCTTGATTCTCCACTACCCAAGTCCTTCCTTTCATTGTCAAGGTCTTGCTCAATGCCTACTGAGGCAGAGCAAGAGCAGAGAAAAGCAACTCTGATGGCTTTAGCTAGGAGGAGAACTGAGTCCACTGACAGATTCATGACGGAGAGGAGTAGAAAGGGAGTCACCGAAAAGGAAAAATCTCCAACTAGAGAGCCAATGCCGTCTTCGCCCTCTAAAATAGCTGCCTGGGCTGCTGCTTCTGCTGCTAATAGCCCTGCCTTGTGTCGTGCCCTTGTTCAGATCAAGAGGCAGGCCTCTTTGTATGGCAACAGAAAGCTTGAAGGTATATTTTTCTTTCTCTCTTATCTGGTATGCTCGATTTAATTGAACTGAAGCTAATTTTGATTCTTTGGTTACATGCTCAAAATTACTGATGTATTTGTTTATAAAAACACCAGGTTTTGCATATTAGAAATATCACAGCAGAAATTTAGCAGCGTTTGCTTATTCAATACCAACATTTGTTTCCATAGTTGATGTTCCTCTCATTGCTTCAATAACTTTCTCATTAGTCACTTGTATATGTTAAATTGTTTGTTTTAGATTGTATGATCAGTCAGTATCACATATTAAAAGTATAGTAGAATACTAAAAAACTAAACTGATTTAAAGAAGAGTGCTTTTGTAATTGGTGAATTGATTGCAGTCTTTGAATAGAAATGAAGAATAATGCATTTTAGTGCAATTGCTAGTTTATATAGCGTCTTGTCATTGGAATTAATAAGAGGAAGCATGTAACAAAAGTCATGCCAATAAGCTAGGGAAATTTATGGGAATCATCATGCAAAGATAATCTAAGAATGTTTGGTTTTGTTGGCAACGAATGTTACAAATGATGTGATCATGTCTTGAATTCATTTCTTAGCCGAAAaaacaaggaagaagatgaattccTTCGTTTAtcgacaaaagaaaataaaaaggatAAAAAATGATTTGGTGAAACAAGAAACAATATGGATTTATGTATCCATTCTGCATATCGACAGAAACATGGAAAGGATAAAATGACTACGTATTTGCCTTCTAAAGACCTCAATCTCTGGCATGTATGACAATATATATGCTTCATAGTGCAATTTGAATTTCCAGAATAAGAAGTTTTGCCAAATGGTTTCACATTTTGCATACTTGTATGCCGATTGTCGGTTCCAAGCATCCTATGAATGGCAGATTAAATTATATAGAGGCATTAAAGTGAATTGGGTTAACTATCTTTATTAAAGTTTTTACTAAGTTGAAGTGGAAAGTGGATCTCTATATCTTCATGTACATGACTTCTGCATATTCTAACATTTGTGCTCCATAATTTCTAGCTTAGGAGCATGTAG encodes:
- the LOC110660781 gene encoding ninja-family protein Os03g0419100 isoform X2, which gives rise to MEEVSEKVKIEETEVSPMQNNGQPKDVLKRFSPLENPKETTQLLTREIKQEKPDINLGLSLGGIYGENSNKKPLTRSSSIIGVLTPNKDPEELDSPLPKSFLSLSRSCSMPTEAEQEQRKATLMALARRRTESTDRFMTERSRKGVTEKEKSPTREPMPSSPSKIAAWAAASAANSPALCRALVQIKRQASLYGNRKLEGEEGSAAGQGVSSSKSLQMQKDAESKVMLGRTISNGKPVKDAETKLENPSKKIKLENNGFQDNGMDVMKQMPSVTTTGDGPDGKKIEGFLYKYRKGTVSIVCVCHGSFLSPAEFVKHAGGKDVPNPMKHITVCSSISF
- the LOC110660781 gene encoding ninja-family protein Os03g0419100 isoform X1 gives rise to the protein MGKEVRALRRSNRKDSVQSFHFLFEMEEVSEKVKIEETEVSPMQNNGQPKDVLKRFSPLENPKETTQLLTREIKQEKPDINLGLSLGGIYGENSNKKPLTRSSSIIGVLTPNKDPEELDSPLPKSFLSLSRSCSMPTEAEQEQRKATLMALARRRTESTDRFMTERSRKGVTEKEKSPTREPMPSSPSKIAAWAAASAANSPALCRALVQIKRQASLYGNRKLEGEEGSAAGQGVSSSKSLQMQKDAESKVMLGRTISNGKPVKDAETKLENPSKKIKLENNGFQDNGMDVMKQMPSVTTTGDGPDGKKIEGFLYKYRKGTVSIVCVCHGSFLSPAEFVKHAGGKDVPNPMKHITVCSSISF